In Mycolicibacterium mucogenicum DSM 44124, the following are encoded in one genomic region:
- a CDS encoding isopenicillin N synthase family dioxygenase, with protein MSAIATVDISRWYAGGAEADAVAAEVDEGLQRAGFIVVTGHGVDQGLAAAVRAASREFFALPDEVKQRYSVPVGGHGWIGPGAEANGYAEGTETPPDLKESFSLGAETSTGDPEVDRIWFAPNVWPAEVPALQTLVDQYTAQMRRLSDDLLALFAHALGLPANPFAALADRPTWTMNINHYPPVSVVGEPEPGQFRIGPHTDFGTVTVLDREPGAGGLQVYSDAEGWEDAPWEPGALTVNIGDLLEYWSGRRWPSGRHRVLPPQPHAPEEDLVSLIYFYEANHDALITPLQPPIGAVSGLAPVVSADFIKERLDAITVG; from the coding sequence ATGAGTGCCATTGCGACAGTGGATATTTCCCGCTGGTATGCCGGCGGAGCCGAGGCCGATGCGGTGGCCGCCGAAGTCGACGAGGGTCTGCAGCGAGCGGGTTTCATTGTGGTCACCGGTCACGGCGTGGACCAGGGGCTGGCGGCTGCCGTCCGCGCGGCGAGCCGGGAGTTCTTCGCGTTGCCCGACGAGGTGAAGCAGCGGTACTCGGTGCCGGTCGGCGGGCACGGCTGGATCGGCCCGGGCGCCGAGGCCAATGGTTACGCCGAGGGCACCGAGACGCCGCCCGATCTCAAGGAGAGTTTCAGTCTCGGCGCGGAAACCTCGACCGGGGATCCGGAGGTGGATCGAATCTGGTTCGCCCCCAACGTATGGCCCGCCGAGGTGCCGGCGCTGCAGACGTTGGTGGATCAATACACCGCCCAGATGCGCCGGCTGTCCGACGATCTGCTGGCCCTGTTCGCGCACGCGCTGGGATTGCCGGCGAATCCGTTTGCCGCGCTGGCAGATCGGCCGACGTGGACCATGAACATCAACCACTACCCGCCCGTGAGTGTCGTCGGTGAACCCGAGCCCGGGCAGTTCCGCATCGGCCCGCACACCGATTTCGGCACCGTCACGGTGCTCGACCGCGAGCCCGGCGCCGGCGGGCTGCAGGTGTATTCGGACGCCGAGGGCTGGGAGGACGCCCCCTGGGAACCGGGCGCGCTGACGGTGAATATCGGTGACCTGCTGGAATATTGGAGCGGACGACGCTGGCCGTCCGGCCGCCACCGCGTGCTGCCGCCGCAACCGCACGCACCGGAAGAAGACCTGGTGTCGCTCATCTACTTCTACGAAGCCAACCACGACGCACTGATCACCCCGTTGCAGCCGCCCATCGGCGCGGTGTCGGGGCTGGCGCCGGTGGTCTCTGCGGACTTCATCAAGGAACGGTTGGACGCCATCACCGTCGGGTGA
- a CDS encoding nucleoside deaminase, with translation MTPEQMLDVAVAEARKGLAEGGIPIGAALFRADGELLGAGHNRRVQNDDPSVHAETDAFRAAGRQRGYGSTIMVTTLSPCWYCSGLVRQFGIGAVVIGEARTFHGGHDWLAEHGVAVTVLDDERCVAMMKEFIAASPELWAEDIGE, from the coding sequence ATGACCCCTGAGCAGATGCTCGACGTCGCGGTCGCCGAAGCCCGAAAAGGGTTGGCCGAAGGCGGCATTCCGATCGGTGCGGCGTTGTTTCGTGCCGACGGTGAGCTCCTGGGCGCGGGCCACAACCGCCGGGTGCAGAACGACGACCCCTCCGTGCACGCCGAGACCGACGCGTTCCGCGCGGCCGGGCGCCAGCGCGGCTACGGCTCGACCATCATGGTGACGACGCTCTCGCCGTGCTGGTATTGCAGCGGGCTGGTGCGGCAGTTCGGCATCGGCGCGGTGGTGATCGGGGAGGCCCGCACGTTCCACGGCGGTCATGACTGGCTGGCCGAACATGGTGTGGCGGTGACGGTTTTGGACGACGAGCGGTGCGTGGCCATGATGAAAGAGTTCATCGCGGCCAGTCCCGAATTGTGGGCGGAGGATATCGGCGAATGA
- a CDS encoding purine-cytosine permease family protein gives MTAVEPTTDGTYKDRIAAVEPGGNEFIAEADRHGKPSQLFWTWTSPNMEFATVFVGMLAVLAFGMSFWQAVAGIVIGTGLGAIAHYFLSARGPLHGVPQMVLGRMAFGFKGNALPATLMSITAGVGWFATNSVSGAFALSTLFGFGPLIGLIIIVVLQTAFAFFGHNLVQAFERWSFPALVIVFGAASVGIFAHANLGAPAPSGGVGGLGGFLLTVGTSFGYAAGWTPYAADYTRYLPSAVSTFATGFFASTGLFISCAVLEIVGAASATFGSASLANPTASFTAELGPWLAKATLLAIAIGAIAANALNIYSGAMAFVTIGITLPPHIARALVTVFFGVAGFLIAWWALPDAAHSYEAFLLVIAYWIGPWLGVVFADQYLRRGQQIAGYLYDRSYSNWPGLLSFALGLGLSVLLFSNQEKFVGYIARAVPKLGDITFFVGFVIAGVAYLVLCRKKIAAECASA, from the coding sequence ATGACGGCTGTTGAACCGACCACCGACGGGACCTACAAGGACCGGATCGCTGCGGTCGAACCGGGTGGCAACGAGTTCATCGCCGAGGCGGACCGGCACGGCAAGCCGAGTCAGCTGTTCTGGACGTGGACGTCGCCCAACATGGAATTCGCGACGGTGTTCGTCGGCATGCTGGCCGTCCTCGCGTTCGGCATGAGCTTCTGGCAGGCGGTCGCCGGGATCGTCATCGGTACGGGCCTGGGTGCCATCGCGCACTATTTCCTGTCCGCGCGCGGACCGCTGCACGGCGTGCCGCAGATGGTGCTGGGCCGAATGGCGTTCGGGTTCAAGGGCAATGCGCTGCCGGCGACGCTGATGTCGATCACCGCGGGCGTCGGGTGGTTCGCCACCAACAGTGTCAGCGGCGCGTTTGCCCTGTCCACCCTGTTCGGCTTCGGGCCACTGATCGGCCTGATCATCATCGTGGTGTTGCAGACCGCGTTCGCGTTCTTCGGCCACAATCTGGTGCAGGCATTCGAGCGGTGGTCGTTCCCCGCGCTCGTCATCGTCTTCGGCGCGGCATCGGTGGGCATTTTCGCGCATGCGAATCTGGGTGCGCCGGCGCCATCGGGTGGGGTCGGCGGACTCGGGGGCTTCCTGCTCACCGTCGGCACCTCGTTCGGTTACGCGGCCGGCTGGACCCCGTACGCCGCGGACTACACCCGCTATCTGCCGTCGGCGGTATCCACTTTCGCGACAGGGTTCTTCGCCTCCACCGGGTTGTTCATCTCGTGCGCGGTCCTGGAGATCGTCGGGGCGGCATCGGCGACGTTCGGCAGCGCGAGCCTGGCCAATCCGACCGCGTCGTTCACGGCCGAGCTCGGGCCGTGGCTCGCCAAGGCGACCCTGCTGGCCATCGCGATCGGTGCGATCGCCGCCAATGCGCTCAATATCTATTCCGGGGCAATGGCTTTCGTGACCATCGGGATCACGTTGCCGCCGCATATCGCGCGGGCGCTGGTGACCGTCTTCTTCGGCGTCGCCGGCTTCCTGATCGCCTGGTGGGCGTTGCCCGACGCCGCGCACAGCTATGAAGCGTTCCTGCTGGTGATTGCATACTGGATCGGGCCCTGGCTGGGTGTGGTGTTCGCCGATCAGTATCTGCGCCGCGGGCAACAGATCGCCGGGTATCTGTACGACCGCTCATACTCGAACTGGCCCGGGCTGTTGTCCTTCGCGCTGGGACTGGGTCTGTCGGTGCTGTTGTTCTCCAACCAGGAGAAGTTCGTCGGTTACATCGCCCGGGCGGTGCCGAAGCTCGGCGACATCACCTTCTTCGTCGGTTTCGTCATCGCGGGTGTCGCGTACCTGGTGTTGTGTCGAAAGAAGATCGCCGCGGAATGCGCCTCCGCATGA
- a CDS encoding TIGR02569 family protein has translation MTVDRPPEHVLTAFGLTGLRPVPLGSSWEGGWRCGEVVLSMVADNARASWSAKVRETLFVDGVRLARPVRATDGRYVVAGWRADTFVTGTPEPRHDEIVSAAVRLHEATAKLERPRFLTQPPAVPWSDVDVFIAADRAAWEDRPLQSLPPGSRVAPGTTDGRRSVELINQLASLRKPTRNPSQLVHGDLYGTVLFAGTAAPGITDITPYWRPASWAAGVVVVDALSWGEADDGLIERWASLPEWPQMLLRALIFRLAVHALHPRSTAAAFPGLARTAALVRLVL, from the coding sequence GTGACCGTCGACCGTCCTCCCGAACATGTGCTCACGGCGTTCGGCCTGACCGGTCTCCGGCCGGTGCCGCTCGGCTCGAGCTGGGAGGGCGGCTGGCGCTGTGGCGAGGTGGTGCTGTCCATGGTCGCCGACAACGCGCGGGCGTCCTGGTCGGCCAAGGTGCGCGAGACGCTGTTCGTGGACGGCGTCCGGCTGGCCCGCCCGGTGCGTGCCACCGACGGCCGCTACGTCGTCGCCGGCTGGCGTGCCGACACGTTCGTCACCGGTACCCCGGAACCGCGGCACGACGAGATCGTCTCGGCGGCGGTGCGTCTGCACGAGGCGACGGCCAAGCTCGAGCGTCCGCGCTTCCTGACGCAGCCGCCCGCGGTGCCGTGGAGCGACGTCGACGTTTTCATCGCCGCCGACCGCGCCGCGTGGGAGGACCGGCCACTGCAGTCGTTGCCGCCCGGCTCACGGGTGGCGCCCGGCACCACCGATGGCCGTCGTTCGGTCGAACTGATCAATCAGCTTGCGTCGCTGCGCAAGCCGACCCGCAACCCGAGCCAGCTGGTGCACGGTGACCTCTACGGCACCGTGCTGTTCGCCGGCACCGCCGCGCCGGGCATCACCGACATCACGCCGTACTGGCGCCCGGCGTCGTGGGCCGCGGGTGTGGTCGTCGTCGACGCGCTGTCGTGGGGCGAGGCCGACGACGGTCTCATCGAACGCTGGGCATCGCTGCCGGAGTGGCCGCAGATGTTGTTGCGCGCCTTGATCTTCCGGCTCGCCGTGCACGCGCTGCACCCGCGGTCGACGGCGGCGGCCTTCCCGGGTCTGGCCCGCACCGCGGCCCTGGTCCGCCTGGTGCTGTAG
- the moeZ gene encoding adenylyltransferase/sulfurtransferase MoeZ, with translation MASPLPPLVQPAAELTRDEVARYSRHLIIPDLGVDGQKRLKNARVLVIGAGGLGSPTLLYLAAAGVGTIGIVEFDVVDESNLQRQIIHGQSDIGQPKAQSARESILEINPLVTVNLHEFRLDADNAVPLFEQYDLILDGTDNFATRYLVNDAAVLAHKPYVWGSIYRFSGQVSVFWEDAPDGRGLNYRDLYPEPPAPGTVPSCAEGGVLGILCASVAAVMGTEAIKLITGIGESLLGRLMIYDALDMTYRTIAIRKDPATPKITELIDYDAFCGVVSDAAAEAAADSTVTPLELREMLDAGKPVALIDVREPAEWAINHIAGAELIPKSTLDSGAGLSRVPQDRIAVLYCKTGIRSAEALLALKQAGFADALHLQGGIVAWARQLEPDMVMY, from the coding sequence ATGGCATCCCCGTTGCCGCCGCTGGTGCAGCCGGCGGCCGAACTGACCCGCGACGAGGTGGCGCGGTACAGCCGCCACCTGATCATTCCGGACCTGGGCGTCGACGGGCAGAAACGGCTGAAGAACGCGCGCGTGCTCGTCATCGGCGCAGGGGGACTGGGTTCCCCGACCCTGCTCTATCTGGCAGCGGCCGGCGTCGGCACCATCGGCATCGTCGAGTTCGACGTCGTCGACGAATCGAACCTGCAGCGGCAGATCATCCACGGTCAGTCCGACATCGGACAGCCCAAGGCGCAGAGCGCCCGCGAGTCGATCCTGGAGATCAACCCGCTGGTCACCGTCAATCTGCACGAGTTCCGGCTCGACGCCGACAACGCGGTGCCGCTGTTCGAGCAGTACGACCTGATCCTCGACGGCACCGACAACTTCGCCACCCGCTACCTCGTCAACGACGCCGCGGTGCTGGCCCACAAGCCGTACGTCTGGGGCTCGATCTACCGGTTCTCCGGCCAGGTGTCGGTGTTCTGGGAGGACGCCCCCGACGGGCGCGGGCTCAACTACCGCGACCTCTACCCGGAGCCGCCGGCCCCGGGCACGGTGCCGTCATGCGCCGAAGGCGGCGTGCTCGGGATCCTGTGCGCGTCCGTCGCCGCCGTGATGGGCACCGAGGCCATCAAGCTGATCACCGGCATCGGTGAGTCGCTGCTGGGCCGCCTGATGATCTACGACGCCCTCGACATGACCTACCGCACCATCGCGATTCGCAAGGACCCCGCGACCCCGAAGATCACCGAACTCATCGACTACGACGCGTTCTGCGGCGTGGTCTCCGACGCTGCGGCCGAAGCGGCGGCCGACTCGACGGTGACGCCGCTCGAGCTGCGGGAGATGCTTGACGCCGGCAAGCCCGTCGCCCTGATCGACGTACGCGAACCCGCCGAGTGGGCCATCAACCACATCGCGGGCGCCGAACTGATCCCCAAGTCGACGCTCGACTCCGGCGCCGGCCTGTCCCGCGTGCCGCAGGACCGGATCGCGGTGCTGTACTGCAAGACCGGGATCCGCTCGGCCGAGGCCCTGCTCGCCCTCAAACAGGCCGGATTCGCCGACGCGCTGCATCTGCAGGGCGGAATCGTGGCCTGGGCCCGGCAACTCGAGCCCGACATGGTCATGTACTGA
- a CDS encoding DUF3152 domain-containing protein: MTYDPGRGTGRVPVVRNEWREPLRAQRDPVAEDSGRLRSNRDDRQQWRKQSWLGRFVSTYGWRAYALPALAVVTGIVVYQGISGPKPITPAHPHVPMVGQPTINSASTAIVGAPPKGLTQFDVNLPTGILPDGGPFTEAGAKAWHIVPGTTGKIGQGTTKSVTYTVEVEDGVDTTSFGGDEAFARMVAETLANPKSWTHDGKFAFTRLDASSPETPDFRVSLTSPMTVREGCGYDIQLESSCFNPAYFPADGGKAQSRVFINEARWVRGAVPFQGDIGSYRQYLINHEVGHALGFRMHEPCGDNGGLAPIMMQQTFSTNNNDDAKFDPESVKPDGKTCHVNSWPYPIP, translated from the coding sequence GTGACCTACGACCCGGGCCGAGGCACCGGTCGCGTCCCTGTGGTGCGCAATGAGTGGCGTGAGCCCTTGCGTGCGCAGCGGGATCCGGTGGCCGAGGACTCCGGACGGCTGCGGTCCAACCGGGACGACCGGCAGCAGTGGCGCAAGCAATCCTGGCTGGGTCGCTTCGTATCCACCTACGGGTGGCGCGCGTACGCCTTGCCCGCGCTGGCCGTCGTCACCGGAATCGTGGTCTACCAGGGCATCTCCGGTCCGAAACCGATCACGCCGGCGCATCCGCACGTGCCGATGGTCGGCCAGCCCACCATCAACTCGGCGAGCACCGCGATCGTCGGCGCGCCGCCCAAGGGCCTGACGCAGTTCGACGTCAATCTGCCCACCGGCATCCTCCCGGACGGCGGGCCGTTCACCGAGGCCGGCGCCAAGGCCTGGCACATCGTGCCGGGCACCACCGGCAAGATCGGTCAGGGCACCACCAAGTCGGTGACCTACACCGTCGAGGTGGAGGACGGCGTCGACACCACCAGTTTCGGCGGCGACGAGGCGTTTGCCCGGATGGTCGCCGAAACCCTCGCCAACCCGAAGAGCTGGACGCACGACGGGAAGTTCGCCTTCACCAGGCTCGACGCGTCGTCGCCGGAGACACCTGACTTCCGGGTGTCCCTGACCTCGCCGATGACGGTGCGCGAGGGCTGCGGCTACGACATCCAGCTGGAGTCGTCGTGCTTCAACCCGGCGTACTTCCCGGCCGACGGCGGCAAGGCGCAGTCCCGCGTGTTCATCAACGAGGCGCGCTGGGTGCGGGGCGCGGTGCCGTTCCAGGGCGACATCGGCTCGTACCGCCAGTACCTGATCAACCATGAGGTCGGGCACGCCCTCGGCTTCCGGATGCACGAGCCCTGCGGTGACAACGGCGGGCTGGCGCCGATCATGATGCAGCAGACCTTCTCGACCAACAACAACGACGACGCCAAGTTCGACCCGGAGTCGGTCAAGCCCGACGGCAAGACCTGCCACGTCAACTCCTGGCCGTACCCCATTCCCTAG
- a CDS encoding TetR/AcrR family transcriptional regulator, whose translation MSEVANTSDARGTQAGTDGTQGGPTTNRRGNRLPRDERRGQLLIAASDVFVDRGYHAAGMDEIAERAGVSKPVLYQHFSSKLELYLAVLQRHVDNLLQGVRGALSATTDNRLRLRAAVEAFFDFIEHDSQGYRLIFENDYVTEPQVSAQVKVATDSCTDAVFDLVSSDSGLEPHRARMIAVGLVAISVDCARYWINNDRPISKDAAVDGTVQFAWGGLSHVPLTR comes from the coding sequence ATGAGCGAGGTTGCCAACACCTCAGACGCCAGAGGCACGCAAGCCGGAACCGACGGCACGCAGGGCGGCCCGACCACGAATCGACGGGGCAACCGCCTGCCTCGGGACGAACGGCGCGGCCAGCTGCTGATCGCGGCGAGCGACGTCTTCGTGGACCGCGGCTACCACGCCGCCGGCATGGATGAGATCGCCGAACGCGCCGGCGTGAGCAAACCCGTCCTGTACCAACACTTTTCGTCGAAGCTGGAGCTGTACCTGGCGGTGCTGCAGCGGCACGTCGACAACCTGCTGCAGGGCGTGCGCGGGGCGCTCAGCGCCACCACCGACAACCGGCTCCGCCTGCGCGCGGCCGTCGAGGCCTTCTTCGACTTCATCGAGCACGACAGCCAGGGCTACCGGCTGATCTTCGAGAACGACTACGTCACCGAGCCGCAGGTGTCGGCCCAGGTGAAGGTCGCGACCGATTCGTGCACCGACGCCGTGTTCGACCTGGTGAGCAGCGATTCCGGGTTGGAGCCCCATCGCGCCCGGATGATCGCCGTCGGCCTCGTCGCGATCAGCGTCGACTGTGCCCGCTACTGGATCAACAACGACCGGCCGATCTCGAAGGACGCAGCCGTCGACGGCACGGTGCAGTTCGCCTGGGGCGGACTGTCACACGTTCCACTCACCCGCTGA
- a CDS encoding DUF3107 domain-containing protein has product MEVKIGVTDSPRELFLNSAQTPEEVEKLVTDALGKEGVLALTDEKGRRFLVQTAKIAYVEIGAADVRRVGFGVTGKD; this is encoded by the coding sequence GTGGAGGTCAAGATCGGTGTCACCGACAGCCCGCGCGAACTGTTCCTCAACAGCGCGCAGACTCCCGAGGAAGTGGAGAAGTTGGTGACCGACGCGCTCGGTAAGGAGGGCGTGCTCGCGCTGACCGACGAGAAGGGCCGCCGGTTCCTGGTGCAGACCGCCAAGATCGCCTACGTCGAGATCGGCGCGGCTGACGTCCGCCGGGTCGGCTTCGGCGTCACCGGCAAGGACTGA